From the Pseudomonas sp. SORT22 genome, one window contains:
- the cysS gene encoding cysteine--tRNA ligase encodes MLTIYNTLSKTKEVFKPLEGNKVRMYVCGMTVYDFCHLGHGRSMVAFDLVTRWLRYSGYDLTYVRNITDIDDKIINRANENGESFDALTARMIDAMHEDERRLNILPPDQEPRATDHIAGMHAMIQTLIDKGYAYAPGNGDVYYRVGKFVGYGKLSRKKIEDLRIGARIEVDEAKQDPLDFVLWKGVKPGEPSWESPWGAGRPGWHIECSVMSTCCLGESFDIHGGGNDLEFPHHENEIAQSEAATGKQYANSWMHCGMIRINGEKMSKSLNNFFTIRDVLDKYHPEVVRYLLVSSHYRSSINYSEDSLRESKGALERFYHALRGLPRVAAAGGEEYVERFTAAMNDDFGTPEACAVLFDLVREINRLRENDPQAAAGLAGRLRELGDLLGVLQLDADDFLRAGAEGKVDAAEVEALIQARLQARADKNWAESDRIRDQLTAMGVVLEDGKGGTTWRLAD; translated from the coding sequence GTGCTTACCATCTACAACACGCTCAGCAAGACCAAGGAAGTCTTCAAACCGCTTGAAGGCAACAAGGTGCGGATGTACGTCTGCGGCATGACCGTCTACGACTTCTGCCACCTGGGCCACGGGCGCAGCATGGTCGCCTTCGACCTGGTGACCCGCTGGCTGCGTTACAGCGGCTACGACCTGACCTATGTGCGCAACATTACCGACATCGATGACAAGATCATCAACCGGGCCAACGAAAACGGCGAAAGCTTCGACGCCCTGACCGCCCGCATGATCGACGCGATGCACGAAGATGAGCGCCGCCTGAACATCCTGCCGCCGGACCAGGAGCCGCGTGCCACCGACCATATCGCCGGCATGCACGCGATGATCCAGACCCTGATCGACAAGGGCTATGCCTACGCGCCGGGCAACGGCGACGTGTACTACCGGGTCGGCAAGTTCGTCGGCTATGGCAAGCTGTCGCGCAAGAAGATCGAAGACCTGCGCATCGGCGCCCGCATCGAGGTTGACGAAGCCAAGCAGGACCCGCTCGACTTCGTCCTCTGGAAGGGCGTCAAGCCCGGCGAGCCGAGCTGGGAATCGCCCTGGGGTGCGGGCCGTCCGGGCTGGCACATCGAGTGCTCGGTGATGTCCACCTGCTGCCTGGGCGAGAGCTTCGACATTCACGGTGGTGGCAACGACCTGGAGTTCCCGCACCACGAGAACGAAATCGCCCAGAGCGAGGCCGCCACCGGCAAGCAGTACGCCAATTCGTGGATGCACTGCGGCATGATTCGCATCAATGGCGAGAAGATGTCCAAGTCCTTGAACAACTTCTTCACCATTCGCGACGTGCTCGACAAGTATCACCCGGAGGTGGTGCGCTACCTGCTGGTGTCGAGCCACTACCGCAGCTCGATCAACTACTCCGAAGACAGCCTGCGCGAGTCCAAGGGTGCCCTCGAGCGCTTCTACCACGCCCTGCGCGGCTTGCCACGGGTGGCGGCTGCAGGTGGCGAGGAGTACGTCGAGCGCTTCACCGCGGCGATGAACGACGACTTCGGCACCCCTGAAGCCTGCGCCGTGCTGTTCGACCTGGTGCGCGAGATCAACCGCCTGCGCGAGAACGATCCACAGGCCGCTGCCGGCCTGGCCGGTCGCCTGCGCGAACTGGGTGATCTGCTCGGTGTGCTGCAACTGGACGCCGATGACTTCCTGCGTGCCGGCGCCGAAGGCAAGGTCGATGCTGCCGAGGTTGAAGCCTTGATCCAGGCGCGCCTGCAAGCGCGTGCCGACAAGAACTGGGCCGAATCCGACCGCATCCGCGACCAGCTGACCGCCATGGGCGTGGTGCTGGAAGACGGCAAGGGCGGCACGACCTGGCGCTTGGCTGACTAA